The genomic region CTATTCAGAAAGTAGATTACGTTTTTGGATAAAAAAACTAAGtacagaaaaaaattaagtataTACATTTAAAAGAGGAACTAAAATACTATTTTTCGACATTATCGCCAAACAAATTTAGACATTTTTTGTCATATCGGTGAACTAGCTTTGAAATTCCCGTGTCATAGAATTGTGACGCCAGCCAGTCAGTCACGCCCTTGCGGAGATCTGCGTCGTCATCGAAGCGCTGTGTTGCAAGCCAAGTCTTCATCTTCGGGAATAAGTGGAAATCACTAGGCGCCAGGTCCGGACTGTAGGGTAAATGAGGGAAAATTTCCcaattttttcattgacatttgcAATTAACTCATCACTCACAATGCTCGGTCTGCCACACTTCTCTTCGTCATGAACATTACTTATCGTCGATTTTTAAAATCTAATGCACCTTAGGTGAACTCTACCTTCACTGATTGTTTCCGTAAACTTCACAAACTTGCCGATAAATTTCAATCGGTTTATGGTTTTTTGCTAACAAAAACCTTATAACTGATCGCACCTCACAACTGGCGGGATTTTCGTTTGCAGCGCACATTTCAAAAGGCTATTGTGACGAAACGAGCAGCGCAGCTGACCTCTCTCTAGCTCGGCTGGATGCCGACTGACCTGCGGAACGCCCAGACACCAAAATGACCGCGCTCGCCCCATCCACCGCCGCTACATATAAAAACGTAATCTACTTTAGCCCTCGTATTTAAATGAAGTCCACATGAGTCTGTGACTTGTGCATGGGTAaggaatatatttatttacctTTTTCAGTCTTTGCAGCTCTCAGCAAAAAAACTTCTTGCTTGCAGTGGACCTTGCATACTCCATTGTAGCACTTGGAGCATGAAGTAGAATGTTTGTGATCACTATTCTTGGACACAGGTGACATCTTCTCTTTGGTGGGTCAGGTCCGGGGTGGTTGAGATGTTGAGGCTGATCTTCAACATTGCAAATTCGCCTGATGGTTGACTTCAGCTCCCTGGGTATATTGATCATGAGCATTCGCTGTTTCAGTTGATTATCAATAAGACTTCTCCCCAAAGTTATCAAGAATTCATGTCGCATCATTTTCAGCTGAGGGTTAACAACATGAAGAATAATGTTAGCATTAACCCCAGCAATGTTCATTACAGCATACCAAACTGTCATAGGCCACCTCTGAGTGCGACGACTGACGGAAAACTGCGCACATTTTTGGTCCAAGGAGTCTACTCCCACTTTTGTTATGTTGTAGAAGTCAATAATTTCTGGAAGTTTGCCTTCACGGTCGTTCAGAATTACTCCATCATGATGCATCGAAGAGATGAGTACTACTGCCCTGTTATATTTGGGAACATGAGAAATCAAAGTTTTATCGTTGGTGAAGGCAAACTCTGTTGAGGGTATTGGTCGGTCCTTATTGGGTAGGAAACTTTGTGGAATCTCCAATTTGTTCTTTCTCATAGTCCCCACATAAGTTAGACCTTCTCTTTTGAGCTCATTCACTAGCTCAACAGATGTGAATCAATTATCGGCCGTTATGTTTCTATTTGTCATCGAAATAGGCTTGATAaggtttcattattttttttttggattTGGATATTGATTTGCACAATAAATTGTTCCATTCACAAAATAGCTTGTTCTGGCATCAGATAATATGAAAATCTTGATTCCATACTTAGCAGGCTTGCTTTTCATATAAACTCTGTACCTGAATTTTCCTCTGAAAGGCACCAACATCTCATCAATCGTTGTGTATTGCCCACATGAGTAATTGGATTTTGAGTTTTCTACaaactttttgaaaatgtttgaaattgCTGCCAGTGGATCATCTTTTTGTCTTTCCAGTCTTGTTTCAATACAATTAAAACGCAAGGCTGTTAGCAAGAACAGAAATCTATTTTTGGTCATTGTAGCCCTAAATATATCTCGGCCAGTGCCATCAGTCGCGAATAAAGCCGTAAGGGCCTCGTGATTTGACTTGAAGACACCAGCTAAGTATAGCAATCCCAAAAAAGCCTCTATTTCTATTTGTCTATGTGTTCAATATGATGACAATTCAATGTTTTGTCACCATACCTCCCTGctaaatcagttattttttgaTTGGTAGAATCAATTATTTCCTCTAACATATTATCATCAATCAGAAGACGCCATGCATCTAATGGAATCTTTGGTTGCTGAATACCAGAATTTCCTATAACACCTGgaacttcaattattatattctgagCACGTGTTCGGGAGCTATGTGGAGGATCCAAGCACCATTTGAAAGGAAGAATtcttttttttatcataattttatttcttctacCCAATACACACCTTCCAGCTAATCTAATTGCAGGATCATCTTCATCATTCACGGGTTGAACGATTTCATTGTGTGATTCTTCATCATTTTCGGAACTATCATAAGCATCTGCTGATTCATCTCTTTGTTGTGGTTCATTTGGTACAAAATCCGGATCTTTATCAGAATCATCACCAAATATTTCTGATACACTGTCATGGCCACTTTCTTCCAAACCATCTTCATTGTCAGAGCATAACTCACCTTCAAAAAAACTCCCATCTAAAATATTTGCTATCTCTTCAGTCGTCAAAGCATCAGATCTCCCAGCCATGTTATGCTGTTTTATGTAACCaaaatatttcctatctactTACAATAACCTAAAAAAAGAgtcaaataatacaaaataaatatagaaatctGCACCACAATATATATATCTTATACTTTGttatatcacaataatattcactataaaattcactataatgtatattttctaTTATATGGAATGATATTCACTAATGACCTATTACCTAACCTACAAACACGATTAACCTACAAAAACGAGTCAAGAAAGTAAAATAGAACCAGAAATGTAGAAATCTGAAACACAGCAAAAAGTCACACTTTCACCCTGGCGGGGTCAAAACTGACCCCAGGAGCCTCTGGACAGTGAATAAGCACACATAAATGCACGGTTAATGCTCACGTGGCAAGTTACTGCCGTGAACTGGGATTACATGAACGCACAGCTCCATACAACGACACCTCGCGGaggaatatgaaaataaaaatgcttGGGGTCAAATTTGACCCCACCAGGGCAGTTAAGGGTATTTGATCCCAGGccttttcaaaatttaaacaaaGATTTTGTTACAATAGTAAAAACgagaaatgtttcatttcaaatttcaagagaTATTAGTCTATTGAGATTGATTTGTTACCGTACCGTATAGCAAAAAATGCTATCCACTATCCGATTTTTTGACCATCTTGATTCGACGTCGGACCGTGAATACGGCTGTTGTGGGCGGGGTAAATGTTCCCGACGAGTTGGAAAAGTCTGATAAACCGTTCACCTGACTTATCTGTTTGGCGGTTACCAGTGATTGGTTCTGGGTGAACAAACTTGCACTGGACGAGAGGAAGACATAAAATCTACTCTGCACTCTGAGGCGGAATCCACCAATCTTCGGGGATTGCAGTGTGAAGCTGCTTGGATTTATGAATGATGCCACATTGAGATGGGAGCAGCATGTCGACATGATCTGCAATAGACTGTCAAGAGTCACATTTTTGATGCGCTAGCTGAAAAGTCATGTTTCATTGGAGTACCTGGTTACGGCATATCATGGCCTCTAGTTGGACAAGAAATCGACCTATATTGCTTAAAAGTTGACACAGTTAGCAGCCCTACTTGCTGGTAGAGTACCATGCTCTTTTCCGTAGCATCCTGAGCTTTGGACTGCTGCTGTGGGGTCATGCTGCAACATGTGGAGATGTTTCCAAGCTGCAAAAGAGGGCCATCCTTATCATTACCTTCAGTGGCTTCCTGGATCATTGTAGGCCTCTCTTCCAGTCCGCAGGTGTAATGAcaatctacatttatttgtgtGCCATTCTTTTGCGAGCAACTCTTGGAAAGTTCAACATAAGGAGTGATTCCCAAGGTCACAACACTAGAAGTCGAGGTCTTACAGAAGTGCCTTAATGCCGTTTATCAAAGACCCGACCTGCTTAGTCATAGCTGCTAGTGGATTAGAGGAGGTTGAACATTCCAGCATTCAACTGAAGAATCAAGTTTTGGCTTAGGAGAAAgccattttattcaattcaggaATATTTTCTGGACGACTTGGTAGGCCTTGTTTAATCCATGCTGCCATTTCGATAGTAATGTGAAAAGTAATAAGTTATAACTGTTGACGCAACCCATCCGGCCTTGCTGGTATTGGTGAAGAGGAAGGAACTCGCAAGGTCAGTCGCCTAGTCAGGTTCGAAATGGAAGGTGAGAGGGGATGTTGGACTAAATCTTGAACAACCAGTGAGTGGTTAAAGATACGACTCTACCGGTCCGACTTAGTTGGACAAGAAATCAGACAGTGAATAGCCCGCTTTACCCGACTTGTCCAACTCGTCCAGCAAAATTCGCCCTGCTCACAACAACCCCATTCACTGATTGACGTCGAATCAAGTTGGACAAAAATCGGATTGTGAATGGCCCGCTTTACTTAATCATCAAACATTAGGAAATGATCATACAAAAGATTTTACTTGGAGTAGTTGAATCTAATTATTACGATTTAAGTATTTTCATCCAtttatttcagttcattttttTAGTCACTCTTAaagcaactcaattattgttTACAATTAGAAGCGTGTATTGAAAAACaagttttatttgtttattttaataCAGCTTCCAAATCGCATTTTAGGAATGATGATTAATTTTAGAGCTGGTGTCATAAACATGCTTTTCTCATTACCATCAGTTTGAAATGTGAACAATATTTCATTTCAGTTGTGTAAACGCTTCAGTTGTTACTCTGAACTCAATAATTTTGCTAGCAATATCGTCAATAGTTAGAACATAAAAACTTCACTTTGAACGTTTAATATCTTGGTTTCAGGTGATAATAACGAAGTCAGTTGTGGAATCGAGGGGCAGTTGACTAAAGAGAAACttattaacgaaccttttgatgTGGACGGAACAACCTTTCTTTCCTTAGCTACAAaggtaattcaattcaaaccaTTGAATTTAAGTTCTCAAtccaaatattaatattaattaaaaaaaatcacaacTGATTAATAGGCTAAAGAAACCAGAACAAGGAACTAGTTTCAGTTACATTTCTATGCTCTAAAATCGTACttgttgaattttgaaaaataagcCAGGCATAGTTTTTGGTGAAGCTTGTTCTTTCTCCCAATCACATatcatttgctcattttttgTGAATCATTGGCATGACTTTTCAATTGCAATTAACTTTAGATATTGTCAATGCTATCATTTCATAGACTGACAATGGTTTCGTGTTGATGCGAACATATCTTTAGAAAACCATAAAGCCAAATCGTTAGCACCCTAAAATCTGATGTAATACCATAGCATAGCAACTCTTTTCAATCACGGATAAATTGTACAATGTCAGGTGCCAATTTTTGAGAATTCATAAGACTTTCATTGACTGTCGACTTGAAAGCCTCTTTTATTTCCACTGTTTTCTGATTAGTTTGTTTATCATGATAGTGATGGATTGAAATTTGCTTGTCAACAGCTGAATCAGAATGATGTAGTGCGAGCTCTACTAGCTGCCGGAGCTGATCCAAACATACCTGACAATAGAGGACTGATTGCATTGAATCATGCCACCACTCAACAAATGCAGCAGATCTATTTAGAAGAACTTCTCAGAGCAATTGCCAATTCCGAGTAAGTTTCATTCGTCTAAaagtttttgtttgtttagttaATTAGTTAGAACACTCTTCTTTTTTGTGAACTATTATTCGGTGTTGTGCTAGGCCTATCTCAAATACATGATATAATTGATTTACAACCATGTTTGAtgatcaattgatgaataaattaagttgaaAAAAGGGGTGAGTTAATTATACCTATATTAGTGAATTTTTCTCCTAGAATTGCGGTAGAAACTTGATCAATGAGCTAAATCCGTAGATTTAATGGAATTCAATAgagattttattattgtgtcaGCCTTTCTTTGGTGAAACATGAAAGTTATCACTTAACTTtctaattagaaatatttaatcagaaatattaattttcctgAAGTCACGATCTATGAAATATTATCCATTGAATGAGTTATTGTCAAAACAATAGTGAAAACGTTTTCTAATTTGATAACTTGGATATATAGGTAATACTATAAAAAGGGATAGatgaaaattcaatcaatcaatcaatagtttatttttccttcatacaatgcatacatgaatgtctataattacataaatacaattgacaattattattaacaaaataagtaaaatagtattattattaaatacggaaagtccctgaaaaggttaaaaacctgagcgcaggggcCCAGTGttactaaaaacaaaattatactACAAAATTGATGATGCATGTTTTGTAGGACCAtgattcataataaaataataatattcgtatggctttcaTTGGTGGGGAGTCTAATaaaagttccacctcgcctaaGTATATGATTTAAGTCGTTATTGGGCCTCTGGACTGTTCTATATGTCAGCCAGGACCGACAGTTTGACGTACAAACTGATAACACTGAATGACCTACCTAAAACCTTGCTCACATCAgagtttgaacccgggatcgtaaggctgctacgcaagcactatATCCGCTAGACCACGAACCACAGAGCTCCATGATTCAAAGTTATAGATTCATGattcaaatatgattatttCATTTTCCAATAGTAATAATAGAGTAATTGAGTTTTTCAACTGAAAACCtagaaatttatatttcaatcgATACAGTCCCATTGGAAACACAAATACTATTTCATCGTTTTTAATTATTCTAAGTACTGGATTGCACGAGTGTAACCTTTTTTTTTGGTTTGTTTGCAGAAAAAACAGAGTGATTCAACTGCTCGAAGCAGGTGTGTTTGTGAACTCATTTGATAGTAAAGCGACCAAGAACTCTCCTCTTCATTGGGCTGCGTGCTACGCGGACAGAGCTGTTGTTGCTTGTCTTATAAATGGTCAGTTATTTGTTGTTTTCACCTTCTGAAGTATGCTTATCTTCATCAAACTTGAGTCATTGTTGTCACGTTCAAGTAATATTCTGTCTCAGTCTATTTGTTACATTTAACAATACAcacatcaaatacatgattagaaaaggattaacaggcctagcccaaaactgcttcctttccgaattttgatagtattTTAGAATCTTAATTTGACTCTTGACTTTAAGAACTATTgatcttgaaaaaattaaattaatgatCATTATTCATTGTTTGAAGTTACGATAAATTAATTTAGATATTCATTGACATATTTCTAACATAAATTATACGATAAATTAACTAACATAAATGATTGATGTAGGCCTAAAAAACAATTTGACTTTGTACTGTCCTAGTTGTTTAGGAAGCTTGAATCCGTTTTTTGTATTCTGGAAGAATGTTGATGTCTAAATTGGAATATATTGGTGAATAATACTACAACTGATAACTGATCATATTACTGATAATCGTTTTCAGCATCATTATTTTGTAGTATTTTCGATTGAACAAACTTCTCCAGGATATTCATTTTTCTGTTCCCTATGCTTCTCCGTTCAAAAGTGAAAACATTATAGCCTATATTTTTGTAAAACGTTATCAAAATTCGAGAGAGAAAAGTTTCTGCTTAGCTCCAGTTCTCTCCCGATCACTCTATCGAATCATCGTATTGGcaaaaaacaaattcaacataAAAGAAAAATACTAATCCATCatgaaattacaaattgaaaCCAAAAACACCATGAATAGATTACATGGCACTACCAAGCAAGAAGATCCTGTCCGCTGGAATTGTATTGCTTGAGGTTGTgtagataaatatttatgaatgtgcgaataataataaatgaatgaatgaatgttggTTGTAGAATACGGAGCCGATTACAACCAGGAGAATGGATGTGGAGCGACTCCGCTGCATGATGCGGTTGTGAGGGGGGACGAAGGTGTCATTGAAGAGATGCTGCAAGCCGGGGCCAAAGTGACGGTCAAAGCTACCAAGGGAAAGTACGCCAGGAAGAGTCCTCTCGATCTAGTCGAAGAGTTCCAGCCGCATCTCTACCATATCTTCCACAAATACACCAATCCTTCACCTACCGATCAACCTAGAGGTTTGTAGTTATGCAAATCTATCTccagtgaaatttattattatttaattttgggACCCTGCTGGCGATACAAACCGATGGCCAGCAATCAGTTATTGGTAAAactattgatgataataaacttgatacaaattttcaaactttCTCCCTCTGCAATGCTTCTAAGTTGATGAATTTCAAGTTAACTATGAATTTATAGTTAGCAATCATGATGATCTTATTTGTTGATCATGAAGCTTGTAAGTCGTAACGTAGCAATCATAATGATCGTATTTGTTGATCTTGAAGCTTGTAAGTCGTAACGTAGCAATCATAATGATCGTATTTGTTGATCATGAAGCTTGTAAGTAGTAACCGCAAGGTTTTGTCAATGGAAGGTTGGTAAAAATCTTCATTGTTTCCATCGAATCGTAATGTCTTATTTGCGATCTCACTGAATGAATCATCtaccatcattcataaatttttgATTAATGATAAGGTGTATCTCATTCTTGCTACTAATGATGTAAAGATTGGATGTTTTTCTTTATAAGCAAATGTTGTACATCAATCtattttaaaatatgtttttagGGTGAGTTATGGTGCAATTAGTAAATTCCTTGACTGGTGCACCGTATAATTCCTGGTTTATAAGTCATCCTAGTCATTCGTTGAATCGATCTGTAGCATCAGATTCTTCAAATTAAACTGTCCAATAAGATTATATATGTATTTCTTAGACATATTTACCTGTAGTCTGACTAAGAAACTCAATTTCAATGTTTATAGATTTAATAGGTTTAGGGAACTGGTAAATTTTTTATCGAACAACTAAGAAACTAGTCATAACTGTGATGTATTAGCAATGAATTTAGAACACATATCCATTAGTGTATCCTCCCGTCAACACGTGATCCATCCGTATCAATATTTGATACATCAAAACTGTTTTATACTGTTTGTATTATTAAGCTTATACTGTTTAATGACGAATTTTGGctataaattgaaatgttttataCTTTTGTCATGTTGCAGGGTCTATGCAACTGGTAACCCTGCCTCGTGTGTCGACCACCCGCCCCATGCCCGCGCCCATAGTGCACCAGAACAGTCTCCCCCTCATCGACACCCACCAACAGCCACCCCACCCCTCCAACAACAAGCAACACTCGGCCAACATCATCGAATGTATCAATCACCAGAACGCTGCCATCAgccacaacaacaacaacaacagcaacaacaatGGTGGCGATGTGAGTTGTGTTGATCAGCCGACCGGCAAGCCAGCATCGCCCGGGCCACCACATGCCTTCTGTCAGGATGAGAACCCTGTCTGCCTCCCAGGGATCATCGCTCGACCTCAGCCCCCGGTTGAATCAGGTAACTACTATAGTCTGACTCACGTTATTGAGTAATTGAATAGTTTTTAATCGATTACCTTTTCTGATAGTCGCTCGATCTCAGTCCCTTTAATTCAGGTAACTATAGTCAGACTTACGTTCTtgggaattattgaagaatagaatagtttttaatCGATTGCCTTTTCTGATAGTCGCTCGATCTTAGTCCCTTTGAATTAGGTAACTATAGTCAGACTGATgtcttgataattattaaaaaatttaatcGTTTCTTATCGATTGCCTTTTCTTGAATGCAAATAAGGCACATTAATCAATAAGTTGTGGTAGAGGTCTAGTGATTAGTTGTGATCCTCGGCCTCTCAAACGCTATGAGAAAGCAGTTTTAGTGAGATTTACGTTATAAAGTCAATCGATTGCCTTTTCTTGAATGCAAATAAGGCACATGAAGTAGTAATTTGTGGTAGAGGCCTCGTGATTAGCTGTGATCAGTTGTAATAAGATTtatgttataaagtcagtaTTTTATGatcattggtttgctatccttgtccgtcattagacaaagcagatagataGCTTTATCCTTGTCCAACTCCGTAACGTTGCCAAATCTCCAGGAATAGGCAAGATCAACTCATCTCAGTAGATTAAATTTGATGATCAAAGTTGATAACATCAACTTATCTCAATAGATAAAATTGGagttaattttataaatatccAGGACTTTTTTTCAGTAATAGAATAAAACTAATATACCATCCTTCTTACATAAAACAAATTCTAAGATATAAAAGAAAAACTTCTTGAAATTATCAA from Nilaparvata lugens isolate BPH chromosome 11, ASM1435652v1, whole genome shotgun sequence harbors:
- the LOC120353654 gene encoding uncharacterized protein LOC120353654, giving the protein MAGRSDALTTEEIANILDGSFFEGELCSDNEDGLEESGHDSVSEIFGDDSDKDPDFVPNEPQQRDESADAYDSSENDEESHNEIVQPVNDEDDPAIRLAGRAVVLISSMHHDGVILNDREGKLPEIIDFYNITKVGVDSLDQKCAQFSVSRRTQRWPMTVCPDLAPSDFHLFPKMKTWLATQRFDDDADLRKGVTDWLASQFYDTGISKLVHRYDKKCLNLFGDNVEK